From Aegilops tauschii subsp. strangulata cultivar AL8/78 chromosome 5, Aet v6.0, whole genome shotgun sequence:
ATCTAAAATAAAGAAAATGTTATTTAAGGGAAAGATATACGCAGGCGGAGGAGCAAACGAGGCCCATCTCATTGGACCGAGATCCAGTGTGGGTGGTCTTCTCTTCCAGTTCCAGCCATCtcatctcctctcctctcctctctctatCTGTCTCAGCCGCTCGCtcgtttctctctctctctctctaaaagaaaattaaaaaaaggtggGTCTCGCCGTCGTCGTCGGTAGGTCCCCCAATCCGGAGAGTCGGTCAGGTCAGGTGAGGTGAGGTGAGGTGGTGATGGCGTCCAGCCTCGCCGCCCCTTCTTCGGCCCCGGCCCCGGCGTGCTGCTCGCTCCAGCtccacctcctccgccgccccgccctagtcctctttccctcctactcacgcctccgcctccgcctcagAGCCCAACCCTCCCCCGAGCCCGAAGCCGGCGACTCCTTCGCCGGCTGGTCGGACAAGGAACAAGACAAGGATGATTCTGCTGATTCAGGAGGAGGACCATTCGGAGGTAGGTGACTCacaatacatacatacatacatatccTTTCCTTTCCTTTCCCTTCCCATTATTTCTTTCTTACTACAGTAGATAGCTAGTGGAGTATAAACCAGATAGGACTCACTAGATTTGATTTGGTTTGGTTTGGTTTGGTTtggaacaagaagaagaatgccAATTCCACCTTCCCCATTACAATTACTACTCCAGTATAAGCAGTATTAATCCAATCCCCCTTCTCTACTGCTCTGACTGACCTCAATCAAATGCAAATGCAAATGCTAATGCTAATGCTAATGCAGGGCTTGTTGGACCTGCCCTTGCTGGCCTCCTCTTCCTCGCCGGAATCACATTCGCCGCAATCTCCATCAGAGGTAAACCAATAAGCTACTTCAGTCCACACCCCCAACCCAAATGCTACCTaccatacacacacacacaacttcACTTTACTGCACTTCTTGTGGATGATGCCCAAATcttctccttccttccttccttcaaTCACTCACTGCCAATACATATATGCAGGATCAAAGGCACCCTTGCCCACACACACCGAGACGACGGCCGATACTACTCCTGACCAACAACAAGACGACGACAATGACGCTGCTGCTGCTCAGGCTTTGTCACCAGCCGATGATGCCACCAGTGAGGCTACCGATACAACGCCGTTGCCTAATAATCTACAAACAGACGAGACAATACACGAGGGAGCAGCAGACCATGACGACATGGACAACCACCAATTGGATCTGGATCGCAGCAGCAGTCACCTAGATCCAACCACCGATAAATACGTTGCTTCACAAGATGCCACTCAAACTCCTCCTGTGTCTCATTCACCTCAATCTTTGGTCCCTGCTTATGATCCACCCTCTGAGAACGCAACTCCTGACCCACAGGAGGCATTATTATTGGACTCTGAACCCAATTTGCCAGAATACCAGGATACTACTTTCACTTCAGATATTATGGTGCTGGAATCTGGTGATGTTGTGCAAATATCCGACGCTGCGATTGAGGCTGCTGCATCGCACACCTATGTACAAGATACTGAGCAGAGTCCTGACAAACTCTCTACTGAAGATGGACTTTCTGCATCCACTTTTCCTGATTATGTAGCATATGGAAGCACTGACCAGATGCTTCCATCAGGCTCAAATGACTTACCCACTCAAGACGCTAACCCAGCAAAGGCGATACAAGACCCAGCATCAGACCAGGATCAAGCACAAAATGCCAAACCTTTCTCTTCTGGAATTGGAATTCCTGCTCCCTCTATGCTCTCTGCGGCTTTACAGGTGCCTGCTGGCCAGATTGTGGTTCCAGCGGTAGTTGACCCTACCCAGGGAAATGCATTGGCCGCGCTGCAAGTTCTAAAGGTATTTCTTTTCTACATGTATTCACTTCAGCGTCTCTTTTCTTTTTTCAGGAACACCATTCATTGTTTCTTGTATCTCCTGGATAAGGGTTCTTGTTAGATCAAGCATCATTCACTAGTTCTAGAATTTTATACAAATAGAAAAGCTCTGTGTGGCCCTGAACCTATATATATTATTGGCTTCCTCATCAGGGTTTTGAGCTTATAGTGACTTCTGTCTCTAGATAAGTTAAACTACCCTATTATATGTTGCATCATGCCTTGCTGCGTTCGCTGAAATCCTTACAACTTTCTCAAGGGAAAACCCCCTGTCTCTTTTGCACAACATGAACTGTAGTATGGGGCTGATTGTTACAGAGACAACTTACTGAATACACTCTCTAGGGAATTATATGGAATTCTTTGTTCAACTTTTATTCTCTTTCAAGGTGATTGAACCTGATGCTCGAGCTGGTGATTTGTGTACCCGACGTGAATACGCTCGATGGTTGGTAGTTGCAAGCAATTCCCTTTCGAGGTACATACTTCTCCTTGATGCATCTTCACCTTCAGGATATTGCTGCATCCCGCTTCTGTTTTTGTTCCTTGAGAGCAAATCCCAAGTCTCATTTGTGTCTTCTGAATGATTCATCCTCTTGCTTATTTATTTGAGTAATGTTGTATCACTAGGTTATTTCTTATTGCTAGCTGTTTCTGTGGATATTGCCTGTTAGAGAATAGATAGTAATGGCAGGAGTTAACAGTTTTTTCCCCTGTAAATCCAATCTGGCCTCCCTAAGTGATTTCTTTCGTTTAACTAGTTTATTATTGATCTGGTTTGCAACTGCAGGAACACTTACTCAAAAGTTTATCCAGCAATGTACATCGAGAACGTGTCTGAACTTGCATTTGATGACGTCACCACTGAAGATCCTGATTTTCCATTTATACAAGGTAAGAAATGGAAAGATTGTTCAGGAAAAAATTCATCCTTACTTACAGTTTATCTTGTTTATGCAAGCGTGAGTAAATCATCACTATTAAATTTTGGTCTCATTTATGTAAATGTACCCTCAGGATTGGCAGAAGCAGGGTTAATTTCTAGCAAGCTTTCAAGATCCGATATGGACGTTGCTGAAAACGTTGAGAACAACCATTACTTTTTCTCCGCGGATAGGTAATGGTCTTCTTCCACGCATCCACTTGACTCGTGTCGTGTGTTGTATGTGTGCGTGTGTTTGTTGTGTCTAGCTACTAATCAGCTGTCCTTGTTTCAGTCCCTTGTCACGTCAAGACCTTGTGAGTTGGAAGATGGCTTTGGATAAAAGGCAACTACCTGAAGTTGACAAAAATGTAAGAATATAAAAAAGTTAATAATATCCTCCATAATTATCTGTCTTGAAACCATCTGGTTATGCTGATATTAGCACTCTCTGCATGACCAGTCTTTGTACAAGACATCCGGCTACATAGACATTGATAAAATTGACACAGCTGCATGGCCTGCGTTGGTAGCTGACTTGGGTGCCGGAGACCAGAGCATCACAGCTCTTGCATTCGGTAgtctttatttttatttatttttactcACTTTTGGCTCATGGACGGTCGCTAAAACTCATCTTCTTACAGGTTTTACAAGACTTTTCCAGCCAGACAAACCTGTGACAAAAGGACAAGCTGCCCTAGCACTTTCAACTGGTGATTATGCTGAAGTGGTTATGGAGGAGCTTGCTCGTATCGAAGCAGAGAAAATAGCTGAAGCAGCTGTGAACGCTCATGGGGCATTGATCGCTGAGGTGGAGAAACAAATTAATGCAAGTTTTGAAAGGGAGCTTACAAGGGAAAAGGAAAAAATAGAGACCCTTGAAAAGCTGGCTGAAGAGGCCAGGGCTGAATTGGACAAGTTGAgagcagagagagaggaggaaaagAATGCTCTGCTTAGGGGCAGAGCTACCGTCGAATCTGAAATACAAGTTCTTTCAAAGTTGAGGTGTGAAGTAGAGGAGCAGCTGCAGAATGTGCTGAGCAAGAAGGTTGAGATCAACTTTGAGAAGAACAGGATTGAGAAACTTCAAAAAGAAATCGAGAGTGAAAACCAGGCTGCTGTGCAACTTCAGTACGAGCTTGAAGTTGAAAGGAAGGCTTTGTCTATGGCCAGGTAAGATACTTTTTTGAGATACCTGAGATTTCTTGTGCATTAAATTTGTTTGGTGATGCACTGAACCCATCTCTAATTTGTTTGGTGATGTACTTAATATG
This genomic window contains:
- the LOC109769856 gene encoding uncharacterized protein: MASSLAAPSSAPAPACCSLQLHLLRRPALVLFPSYSRLRLRLRAQPSPEPEAGDSFAGWSDKEQDKDDSADSGGGPFGGLVGPALAGLLFLAGITFAAISIRGSKAPLPTHTETTADTTPDQQQDDDNDAAAAQALSPADDATSEATDTTPLPNNLQTDETIHEGAADHDDMDNHQLDLDRSSSHLDPTTDKYVASQDATQTPPVSHSPQSLVPAYDPPSENATPDPQEALLLDSEPNLPEYQDTTFTSDIMVLESGDVVQISDAAIEAAASHTYVQDTEQSPDKLSTEDGLSASTFPDYVAYGSTDQMLPSGSNDLPTQDANPAKAIQDPASDQDQAQNAKPFSSGIGIPAPSMLSAALQVPAGQIVVPAVVDPTQGNALAALQVLKVIEPDARAGDLCTRREYARWLVVASNSLSRNTYSKVYPAMYIENVSELAFDDVTTEDPDFPFIQGLAEAGLISSKLSRSDMDVAENVENNHYFFSADSPLSRQDLVSWKMALDKRQLPEVDKNSLYKTSGYIDIDKIDTAAWPALVADLGAGDQSITALAFGFTRLFQPDKPVTKGQAALALSTGDYAEVVMEELARIEAEKIAEAAVNAHGALIAEVEKQINASFERELTREKEKIETLEKLAEEARAELDKLRAEREEEKNALLRGRATVESEIQVLSKLRCEVEEQLQNVLSKKVEINFEKNRIEKLQKEIESENQAAVQLQYELEVERKALSMARAWAEDEAKKAREHARALEEARNQWERQGIKVVVEAGLEEDASAGVTWANAGKEHPVDEAINRAESLLEKLKSFGGEMKVRSSHALERVMQYVRSLISSLKERAAEARQGCADLGAAAASKAKNVSSEAKAFGSSIRDRSKKVVEECKDGLEKFVHRFKTD